A region from the Paraurantiacibacter namhicola genome encodes:
- a CDS encoding acyltransferase family protein codes for MFALMGHQGVMREGRFITPEMSILLDLIRGLAALVVLGGHMVQMEIYTGPYPLTETAQHNAVLIFFVLSGLVISHSVRTRPQDLRTYAVARAARIFPVSLFALLFGLALFTIARSMGLEASLEHVRTDAAEPANLLLPILFLGDAQGVVLPPWNPPYWSLAYEVWFYALFGAAFFLRGKLRAAALLVLSLLAGWRVLLLMPSWLLGVWLSGKDFRPGRQAALALGLLGWLVMLFATVFGVPAANLLLPIVQATGVDFNFSTYFITDNLFAIGVAICFVALRPLAAAKAALLERWAGPIRWLAGCSFSLYILHWPIISAMSAFGMVAGKNAWLFAAYALAILAFCALTARVTEHRSGDVRKWMMRVTQRRALEAPARA; via the coding sequence ATGTTCGCCTTGATGGGGCATCAGGGTGTCATGCGCGAGGGACGCTTCATCACACCGGAAATGTCGATCCTGCTGGACCTGATCCGCGGGCTGGCGGCGCTGGTCGTGCTGGGCGGTCACATGGTGCAGATGGAAATCTACACCGGACCTTATCCGTTGACGGAAACCGCGCAGCATAATGCGGTGCTGATCTTTTTCGTGCTTTCGGGGCTGGTTATCTCCCATTCCGTACGCACGCGGCCGCAGGACCTGCGAACGTACGCGGTGGCGCGGGCTGCGCGCATTTTCCCCGTGTCGCTGTTTGCGCTTCTCTTTGGCCTTGCACTGTTCACCATAGCCCGATCGATGGGGCTGGAAGCGAGCCTGGAGCATGTGCGGACGGATGCGGCGGAGCCTGCAAACCTGCTGCTGCCGATACTGTTTCTTGGCGATGCGCAGGGCGTGGTCCTGCCGCCATGGAACCCGCCCTATTGGTCGCTGGCTTACGAGGTGTGGTTCTACGCCCTGTTCGGCGCGGCCTTCTTCCTGCGCGGAAAACTGCGTGCTGCGGCGCTGCTCGTGCTGTCGCTGCTGGCGGGCTGGCGCGTCCTGCTGCTGATGCCAAGCTGGCTGCTGGGCGTTTGGCTGTCCGGCAAGGATTTCCGTCCGGGCCGCCAGGCCGCGCTTGCGCTGGGCCTGCTGGGATGGCTCGTGATGCTGTTTGCGACCGTTTTCGGAGTTCCCGCTGCCAACCTGCTTCTGCCGATCGTGCAGGCAACGGGAGTGGACTTCAACTTCAGCACCTATTTCATAACGGACAACCTGTTCGCCATCGGGGTTGCCATCTGTTTCGTCGCGCTGCGCCCGCTCGCGGCAGCAAAGGCTGCGCTGCTGGAGCGTTGGGCCGGGCCGATCCGCTGGCTCGCAGGCTGCAGTTTCTCGCTCTATATCCTGCACTGGCCGATCATCTCCGCCATGTCAGCCTTCGGTATGGTAGCAGGCAAGAACGCGTGGCTGTTCGCAGCTTATGCGCTGGCCATATTGGCCTTCTGCGCGCTGACTGCCCGCGTGACGGAACATCGCAGCGGCGACGTGCGCAAATGGATGATGCGCGTGACGCAGCGCCGTGCGCTGGAAGCTCCGGCCCGCGCATGA
- a CDS encoding ATP synthase F1 subunit epsilon, with protein sequence MALHFELVTPEKLVRSEDVYMVVVPGAEGEFGVLEGHAPFMSVIRDGAVQVWKTEGGQPEEIAVRGGFAEVGDSGLTVLAEHVEA encoded by the coding sequence ATGGCCCTGCATTTCGAACTCGTCACGCCGGAGAAGCTGGTTCGCAGCGAGGACGTCTACATGGTGGTCGTCCCCGGTGCGGAAGGTGAATTCGGCGTGCTGGAAGGCCACGCGCCTTTCATGTCCGTGATCCGCGACGGCGCGGTGCAGGTCTGGAAGACCGAAGGTGGCCAGCCGGAAGAGATCGCCGTGCGCGGCGGTTTTGCCGAAGTCGGCGACAGCGGCCTGACGGTCCTCGCGGAACACGTCGAAGCCTGA
- a CDS encoding glutathione S-transferase, with translation MTGQPDLSDCVNQTCPWSGKPVSADSLTMYRGSVVGFCNTNCRDKFETAARHFDAAIDGN, from the coding sequence ATGACCGGCCAACCGGACCTGAGCGACTGCGTCAACCAGACGTGTCCCTGGTCCGGAAAGCCGGTCAGCGCCGACAGCCTGACAATGTATCGCGGGTCGGTCGTCGGGTTCTGCAACACGAATTGCCGCGACAAATTTGAAACCGCCGCACGCCATTTCGATGCGGCAATCGACGGAAACTGA
- the atpD gene encoding F0F1 ATP synthase subunit beta — translation MATAPVLNQTTNGTIAQVIGAVVDVAFPGELPAILTALETKNGDKTLVLEVAQHLGENTVRTIAMDATEGLTRGQEVINTGSQISVPVGPKTLGRIMNVIGEAIDERGPVGAEQTMPIHADAPLFVDQSTEAAILVTGIKVIDLLAPYARGGKIGLFGGAGVGKTVLIQELINNIAKGHGGVSVFAGVGERTREGNDLYHEFLDAGVIAKDADGNAISEGSKVALVFGQMNEPPGARARVALSGLTMAEYFRDQEGQDVLFFVDNIFRFTQAGSEVSALLGRIPSAVGYQPTLSTDMGALQERITSTNKGSITSVQAIYVPADDLTDPAPATSFAHLDATTTLNRAISELGIYPAVDPLDSTSRVLEPRVVGQEHYETARKVQETLQKYKSLQDIIAILGMDELSEEDKLTVARARKIQKFLSQPFHVAEVFTGIPGKFVSLEDTVASFKAVVEGEYDHLPEQAFYMVGGIDEAVEKAKKLAEDA, via the coding sequence ATGGCCACCGCACCCGTGCTCAACCAGACCACCAACGGCACCATCGCCCAGGTCATCGGCGCCGTCGTCGACGTCGCTTTCCCCGGCGAGCTGCCGGCGATCCTGACCGCGCTGGAAACCAAGAACGGCGACAAGACGCTCGTCCTCGAAGTTGCCCAGCACCTTGGCGAGAACACCGTTCGCACCATCGCCATGGACGCGACCGAAGGCCTGACCCGCGGGCAGGAAGTGATCAACACCGGCAGCCAGATCTCCGTTCCGGTCGGCCCCAAGACGCTGGGCCGCATCATGAACGTGATCGGCGAAGCGATCGACGAGCGCGGCCCCGTGGGCGCCGAGCAGACCATGCCGATCCACGCTGATGCCCCGCTGTTCGTGGACCAGTCCACCGAAGCGGCCATCCTGGTCACCGGCATCAAGGTCATCGACCTTCTCGCCCCCTATGCGCGCGGCGGCAAGATCGGCCTGTTCGGCGGCGCCGGCGTGGGCAAGACCGTGCTGATCCAGGAACTGATCAACAACATCGCGAAGGGTCACGGCGGCGTGTCCGTGTTCGCCGGCGTGGGTGAGCGCACCCGCGAAGGTAACGACCTCTATCACGAATTCCTCGACGCGGGCGTCATCGCCAAGGATGCCGATGGCAACGCCATCTCCGAAGGCTCCAAGGTGGCGCTGGTGTTCGGCCAGATGAACGAGCCTCCCGGCGCGCGTGCCCGCGTGGCCCTGTCCGGCCTGACGATGGCGGAATACTTCCGCGATCAGGAAGGCCAGGACGTGCTGTTCTTCGTGGACAACATCTTCCGCTTCACCCAGGCCGGTTCCGAAGTGTCCGCCCTGCTCGGCCGTATTCCCTCGGCCGTGGGTTACCAGCCGACCCTGTCGACCGACATGGGCGCGCTGCAGGAGCGCATCACCTCCACCAACAAGGGCTCGATCACGTCCGTGCAGGCCATTTACGTGCCGGCCGATGACTTGACCGACCCTGCACCGGCAACCTCCTTTGCCCACCTTGACGCCACGACCACGCTGAACCGCGCGATCTCCGAGCTGGGCATCTACCCGGCCGTTGACCCGCTCGATTCCACCAGCCGCGTGCTGGAGCCGCGCGTCGTGGGCCAAGAGCACTACGAAACCGCGCGTAAGGTCCAGGAAACGCTGCAGAAGTACAAGAGCCTGCAGGACATCATTGCCATCCTGGGCATGGACGAGCTGTCCGAAGAGGACAAGCTGACCGTCGCCCGTGCGCGCAAGATCCAGAAGTTCCTGTCGCAGCCTTTCCACGTGGCCGAAGTCTTCACCGGCATCCCCGGCAAGTTCGTCTCGCTTGAAGACACCGTCGCGTCCTTCAAGGCCGTGGTGGAAGGCGAATACGACCACCTGCCGGAGCAGGCTTTCTACATGGTCGGCGGCATCGACGAAGCTGTCGAGAAGGCCAAGAAGCTGGCGGAAGACGCCTGA
- a CDS encoding F0F1 ATP synthase subunit gamma, with amino-acid sequence MASLKELKDRIGSVKSTQKITKAKQMVAAAKLRRAQAAAEAARPYALRLSDVMASIAGKVSGDSAPKLLAGTGNNKRHLLVVINTDKGLCGGLNSNIVKEAKLQARALLAEGKDVQFYLVGKKGRAPIKRDYPERIEKWFDTSEVRQPGFEEAEAIATDLIERFEKGEFDVAHLVYPTFKSALAQDPTTTQLIPVPAPENAAETDAVVEYEPGEEEILEELLPRYVKTQIFGGLLEREASEQGASMTAMDNATRNAGDLIQKLTIQYNRSRQAAITTELIEIIAGAEAL; translated from the coding sequence GTGGCTAGCCTCAAGGAACTCAAGGATCGGATCGGGTCGGTTAAATCGACCCAGAAGATCACCAAGGCGAAGCAGATGGTCGCCGCGGCGAAGCTGCGCCGTGCCCAGGCCGCTGCGGAAGCCGCGCGCCCCTATGCCCTGCGCCTGTCGGACGTAATGGCCAGCATCGCGGGCAAGGTTTCGGGCGACAGCGCGCCGAAGCTGCTCGCCGGTACCGGCAATAACAAGCGCCACCTCCTGGTCGTGATCAACACGGACAAGGGGCTGTGCGGCGGCCTGAATTCCAACATCGTGAAGGAAGCCAAGCTGCAGGCCCGCGCGCTTCTGGCCGAAGGCAAGGACGTGCAGTTCTACCTCGTCGGCAAGAAGGGCCGCGCGCCGATCAAGCGCGATTATCCCGAGCGGATCGAGAAGTGGTTCGACACCTCCGAAGTCCGCCAGCCGGGGTTCGAGGAAGCGGAAGCCATCGCGACCGACCTGATCGAGCGGTTCGAGAAGGGCGAATTCGACGTCGCCCACCTAGTCTACCCGACGTTCAAGAGCGCCTTGGCGCAGGACCCGACCACCACGCAGCTGATCCCCGTGCCCGCGCCCGAAAACGCGGCCGAGACTGATGCTGTCGTCGAATACGAGCCGGGCGAGGAAGAAATCCTCGAAGAACTGCTGCCGCGCTACGTCAAGACGCAGATCTTCGGCGGCCTGCTGGAGCGTGAGGCATCCGAACAGGGCGCCTCCATGACCGCCATGGACAACGCCACGCGCAATGCCGGCGACCTGATCCAGAAGCTGACCATCCAGTACAACCGCAGCCGCCAGGCCGCGATTACCACCGAACTCATTGAAATCATTGCCGGCGCGGAAGCGCTGTAA
- the atpA gene encoding F0F1 ATP synthase subunit alpha, with protein sequence MEIRAAEISKVIKDQIANFGSEAEVSEVGSVLSVGDGIARIHGLDNVQAGEMVKFANGVEGMALNLEADNVGVVIFGSDAEIKEGDNVKRTGTIVDVPVGKGLLGRVVDALGNPIDGKGPLTDVKRARVEVKAPGIIPRESVSEPVQSGLKAIDALVPVGRGQRELIIGDRQTGKSAVAIDTFINQKDAHQGDDEKKKLYCIYVAVGQKRSTVAQIVRQLEENGAMEYSIVVAATASEPAPLQYLAPYTGCAMGEFFRDNGMHAVIVYDDLSKQAVAYRQMSLLLRRPPGREAYPGDVFYLHSRLLERAAKMNGDNGGGSLTALPIIETQAGDVSAYIPTNVISITDGQIFLETDLFYQGIRPAINVGLSVSRVGGAAQTKAMKKVSGSMKLDLAQYREMAAFAQFGSDLDAATQKLLNRGARLTELLKQPQFSPMPFEEQTVSIYAGTNGYLDNVPVDRVNAYEEQMLSFMRNEHADVLKDIRETQKFEGDVKDRTVSALDAFAKQFA encoded by the coding sequence ATGGAAATCCGCGCCGCAGAAATCTCCAAGGTCATCAAGGACCAGATCGCCAATTTCGGCAGCGAAGCCGAAGTCAGCGAAGTGGGCTCCGTGCTTTCCGTCGGTGACGGCATCGCGCGCATCCACGGCCTCGACAATGTCCAGGCCGGCGAGATGGTCAAGTTCGCCAATGGCGTCGAAGGCATGGCGCTGAACCTGGAAGCCGACAATGTCGGCGTCGTGATCTTCGGCTCGGATGCCGAGATCAAGGAAGGCGACAACGTCAAGCGGACCGGCACCATCGTGGACGTCCCCGTCGGCAAGGGCCTGCTGGGCCGCGTGGTCGACGCGCTGGGCAACCCGATCGACGGCAAGGGCCCGCTGACGGACGTGAAGCGCGCCCGCGTGGAAGTGAAGGCACCGGGCATCATCCCGCGTGAATCCGTGTCCGAGCCCGTGCAGTCCGGCCTCAAGGCCATCGACGCGCTGGTCCCCGTTGGCCGCGGCCAGCGCGAACTGATCATCGGTGACCGCCAGACCGGCAAGTCCGCCGTGGCGATCGACACCTTCATCAACCAGAAGGATGCGCACCAGGGCGACGACGAGAAGAAGAAGCTCTACTGCATCTACGTCGCCGTGGGCCAGAAGCGCTCCACCGTCGCGCAGATCGTGCGCCAGCTGGAAGAAAACGGCGCGATGGAATACTCCATCGTCGTGGCCGCAACCGCTTCCGAGCCAGCCCCGCTTCAGTACCTGGCGCCCTACACCGGCTGCGCCATGGGCGAGTTTTTCCGTGACAACGGCATGCACGCCGTGATCGTGTATGACGACCTTTCCAAGCAGGCCGTGGCTTACCGCCAGATGTCGCTGCTGCTGCGCCGCCCGCCGGGCCGCGAAGCCTATCCGGGCGACGTGTTCTACCTGCACAGCCGCCTGCTTGAGCGTGCCGCAAAGATGAACGGCGACAATGGCGGCGGCTCGCTGACCGCCCTGCCGATCATCGAAACGCAGGCAGGCGACGTGTCGGCCTATATCCCGACCAACGTGATCTCCATCACCGACGGCCAGATCTTCCTGGAAACGGACCTGTTCTACCAGGGTATCCGCCCGGCCATCAACGTGGGCCTTTCCGTCTCCCGTGTGGGCGGCGCCGCCCAGACCAAGGCCATGAAGAAGGTGTCCGGCTCCATGAAGCTGGACCTGGCGCAGTACCGTGAAATGGCGGCCTTCGCGCAGTTCGGTTCGGACCTCGATGCCGCAACGCAGAAGCTGCTTAATCGCGGTGCCCGCCTGACCGAGCTGCTGAAGCAGCCGCAGTTCAGCCCGATGCCGTTCGAAGAGCAGACCGTGTCGATCTATGCCGGTACCAACGGCTATCTCGACAATGTGCCCGTCGACCGCGTGAATGCCTATGAAGAGCAGATGCTCAGCTTCATGCGTAACGAGCACGCCGACGTTCTGAAGGACATCCGCGAAACGCAGAAGTTCGAAGGCGACGTGAAGGACCGCACGGTTTCCGCGCTGGACGCCTTCGCCAAGCAGTTCGCGTAA
- a CDS encoding F0F1 ATP synthase subunit delta codes for MELSAGIQASLSGRYASALFDLASEAGTVTAVESDLDKLDAALTESADLKSLIGNPEVSRGQLGSVMAGIADHLGLSELTRNFLGTLAKNRRVSQLPAIIRAFSAIAAAQRGEVTAEVASAHALTDKQLSDLEQKLRAREGRTVKLKPRVDPDLLGGLVVTIGSKRIDSSIRTRLNTLAQAMKAPGA; via the coding sequence GTGGAGCTTTCCGCCGGTATTCAGGCCAGCCTATCCGGGCGTTACGCCAGTGCTTTGTTCGATCTCGCGAGCGAGGCGGGAACCGTCACGGCCGTCGAATCGGATCTCGACAAGCTTGATGCGGCGCTGACCGAATCGGCTGACCTCAAATCCCTGATCGGCAATCCGGAAGTCAGCCGCGGCCAGCTTGGCAGCGTGATGGCCGGCATCGCCGACCACCTCGGCCTGTCCGAACTGACCCGCAATTTCCTGGGCACGCTGGCGAAGAACCGCCGCGTGTCGCAGTTGCCCGCGATCATCCGCGCCTTTTCCGCCATCGCCGCCGCCCAGCGCGGCGAAGTGACGGCCGAAGTCGCCAGCGCCCACGCGCTGACGGACAAGCAGCTGTCCGACCTGGAACAGAAACTGCGTGCCCGCGAAGGCCGCACCGTCAAGCTGAAGCCCCGCGTCGATCCCGACCTGCTGGGCGGCCTTGTCGTCACCATCGGTTCAAAGCGTATCGACAGCTCGATCCGCACCCGCCTCAACACTCTTGCACAAGCTATGAAAGCCCCCGGCGCGTAA
- a CDS encoding S1 family peptidase: MDRERGRAAGRWLAMVRIALAAAILVLVPSAAHADPADISAAARGVVRIVIVEEENGRLFPVSHGTGFAVTPERIITNAHVVAEARDDATLAIGIVPSDGGEPVYGRLIAYSPRNDLALIATTADMDLPPLTLAGNASVDSGPVVSIGYPFNVDAAQGLQMADFFRPQPPVKANGTLSGRRPSRRFDTLLHTASIARGSSGGPLVDECGRVLGVNSFGTNTGGPDAEFFFAVSMKELLPFLRANEITPRINSMPCRSLAELEAEERDRAEAAQRKAEAEQQASAEADARRRASMREDVRFAVMAERENGMALAFLLLVAALGAGGVAVWGHAAGASRQRAIAGGIALVALAGGVIAWLSRPAYAEIDDRLQDRLREEMASANAGVIDEGVVTGAAQCRLVPERSRVTGQAAASVQFDWDAGCVNGRTQYGLADGRWSRAFVPNEDAVVSVNSYDPDTGEYRNDRYLLGREAMAQARKARGSYKAPACPADEASARSFGERQKAVLSLLPQRPNERVVYDCDVAASSK, encoded by the coding sequence ATGGACAGGGAACGGGGACGGGCTGCCGGCCGGTGGCTGGCAATGGTGCGCATCGCGCTGGCTGCGGCAATACTGGTGCTGGTGCCCTCTGCTGCCCATGCCGATCCCGCCGATATCAGCGCCGCAGCGCGCGGCGTGGTCCGCATCGTGATCGTGGAGGAGGAGAACGGCCGCCTCTTCCCGGTCAGCCACGGAACCGGCTTTGCTGTCACGCCGGAACGCATCATCACCAACGCCCATGTCGTGGCCGAAGCGCGCGACGATGCCACGCTGGCCATCGGCATCGTGCCGTCCGACGGCGGGGAGCCGGTCTATGGCCGGCTGATCGCTTACAGCCCGCGCAACGACCTGGCGCTGATCGCCACCACCGCGGACATGGACCTTCCGCCGCTGACGCTGGCCGGCAATGCCTCGGTCGACTCCGGGCCGGTCGTCTCCATCGGTTATCCCTTCAATGTCGATGCCGCGCAGGGCCTGCAGATGGCCGACTTCTTCCGCCCGCAGCCGCCGGTAAAGGCCAATGGCACGCTGTCCGGCCGCCGCCCCAGCCGCCGCTTCGACACGCTGCTGCACACCGCCAGCATCGCGCGCGGCAGCAGCGGCGGGCCGCTGGTGGACGAATGCGGACGCGTGCTGGGCGTCAATTCCTTCGGCACCAATACCGGCGGGCCGGATGCCGAGTTCTTCTTCGCCGTGTCCATGAAGGAACTGCTGCCCTTCCTGCGTGCGAACGAAATCACCCCGCGCATCAACTCCATGCCGTGCCGCAGCCTTGCCGAGCTGGAGGCCGAGGAACGCGACCGCGCAGAGGCCGCCCAGCGCAAGGCGGAAGCTGAGCAGCAGGCCAGCGCCGAGGCCGATGCCCGCCGCCGCGCTTCCATGCGCGAGGATGTGCGCTTTGCCGTCATGGCAGAGCGGGAGAACGGCATGGCGCTCGCCTTCCTGCTGCTGGTCGCGGCGCTGGGCGCGGGCGGCGTTGCCGTGTGGGGCCATGCAGCCGGCGCCAGCCGCCAGCGCGCCATAGCGGGCGGCATCGCCCTGGTGGCGCTTGCGGGCGGAGTCATCGCATGGCTCTCGCGCCCCGCTTATGCCGAGATAGACGACCGCCTGCAGGACCGGCTGCGCGAGGAAATGGCCAGCGCCAATGCCGGCGTGATCGACGAAGGCGTCGTCACAGGCGCGGCGCAGTGCCGCCTGGTGCCGGAACGCAGCCGCGTGACCGGGCAGGCCGCCGCCAGCGTGCAGTTCGACTGGGATGCAGGCTGCGTGAACGGCCGCACACAATACGGCCTGGCCGATGGCCGCTGGAGCCGGGCCTTCGTGCCGAACGAGGATGCGGTGGTATCCGTCAATTCCTACGACCCGGACACGGGGGAGTACCGCAACGATCGCTACCTGCTGGGCCGCGAAGCCATGGCCCAGGCGCGCAAGGCGCGTGGCAGCTACAAGGCCCCCGCCTGCCCGGCAGACGAAGCAAGCGCCCGTTCATTCGGTGAACGGCAGAAGGCCGTCCTGTCGCTGCTGCCGCAAAGACCCAATGAACGCGTGGTCTATGACTGCGATGTCGCAGCCTCATCCAAGTGA
- a CDS encoding bifunctional transcriptional activator/DNA repair enzyme AdaA, producing the protein MEHDADEMWAAVLRRDRAWDGRFVTGVHSTGIYCRPSCAARTPHRKNVQFYAGPLAAEAAGLRPCKRCAPHDQSREEAAVLQAIALIREAETTVSLEKLGKATGYSPSHLQRIFKRATGMSPAAYFRALRDERAKQALGGAERVSDAIYDAGYEAPSRFYAAMEGKMGMTPSDWKNGGEGREIHYAIVPTTLGEMLVAATETGVCCLSFNEGEAELQARFPNAQLREAGAAFRALFEEITAAVEDPSEAAGAHIPLDVKGTAFQQACWRALREIPPGETRSYGQQAAALGKPGASRAVGSANGANNIAVLIPCHRVIAADGGLGGYAYGTEIKAELLRREAGE; encoded by the coding sequence ATGGAGCATGACGCAGACGAGATGTGGGCGGCAGTGCTGCGCCGCGACCGGGCGTGGGACGGGCGCTTCGTCACCGGCGTGCATTCCACCGGCATATATTGCCGCCCCAGCTGCGCCGCGCGCACGCCGCATCGCAAGAATGTGCAATTCTATGCCGGCCCCTTGGCAGCGGAGGCGGCCGGGCTGCGCCCCTGCAAGCGCTGCGCGCCGCATGACCAGAGCCGGGAGGAGGCAGCCGTGCTGCAGGCAATTGCCCTGATCCGCGAAGCCGAAACCACGGTATCGCTGGAGAAGCTCGGCAAGGCGACCGGCTATTCGCCAAGCCATTTGCAGCGCATCTTCAAGCGCGCCACGGGCATGTCGCCCGCCGCCTATTTCCGCGCCCTGCGCGATGAGCGTGCAAAGCAGGCGCTGGGCGGGGCGGAGCGGGTGAGCGACGCGATCTACGATGCAGGCTATGAAGCGCCCAGCCGCTTCTATGCCGCGATGGAGGGAAAGATGGGCATGACGCCGAGCGACTGGAAGAATGGCGGCGAGGGCCGCGAAATCCATTACGCGATTGTTCCAACGACGCTGGGCGAGATGCTGGTCGCCGCGACCGAGACGGGTGTGTGCTGTCTCAGCTTCAACGAAGGTGAGGCGGAATTGCAGGCGCGTTTCCCGAACGCGCAGCTGCGCGAAGCCGGTGCGGCCTTTCGCGCGCTGTTCGAGGAGATCACTGCTGCGGTCGAGGACCCGTCCGAAGCGGCGGGCGCGCATATCCCGCTCGATGTGAAAGGCACGGCGTTCCAGCAGGCGTGCTGGCGGGCGCTGCGGGAAATTCCGCCGGGAGAGACGCGGTCTTACGGACAGCAGGCGGCAGCGCTTGGAAAACCGGGCGCAAGCCGCGCGGTTGGCAGCGCCAATGGGGCGAACAACATCGCCGTCCTGATCCCCTGCCACCGCGTGATCGCGGCCGATGGCGGCTTGGGCGGCTATGCCTATGGGACTGAAATAAAGGCCGAATTGCTGCGCCGCGAAGCGGGCGAGTAG
- a CDS encoding P44/Msp2 family outer membrane protein produces the protein MKKLLIGASALALAVPGVAQADGPYVGVSGGWVMPDDSDNTGEIDTAVPASVGGTFPAIPAGTAVGFNTEFDDGWEASVAVGYKFDNGFRIEVQPFYNQYDVDTHSGLTVGGTNIDALDVAVLTRGAASAANPTVGQVLADGRGDVSNYGAFLNIAYDIPAGSIKPFVGGGVGYQFTDVNYQPSGVTVIDGDEDGFAWQAFAGLAFAVSDNVDLYGQYTYRAGFDENRFNNQLLPGYLDVENKQQIVSVGLRFGFGGEPEPVVAPPPPVRVAPTPPPPPPPPPPAPMMKTCYDGSRIPVAQDCPVPPPPAVSPVGERG, from the coding sequence ATGAAGAAACTTCTGATTGGTGCATCTGCACTGGCGCTGGCAGTTCCCGGTGTCGCACAGGCTGACGGTCCCTATGTCGGCGTAAGCGGCGGCTGGGTTATGCCGGATGATTCCGACAATACCGGCGAAATCGACACTGCCGTCCCGGCAAGTGTCGGCGGCACGTTCCCGGCGATTCCCGCTGGCACGGCCGTTGGCTTCAACACCGAATTCGACGATGGCTGGGAAGCTTCCGTCGCCGTCGGTTACAAGTTCGACAACGGTTTCCGCATCGAAGTGCAACCGTTCTACAACCAGTACGATGTCGATACGCACAGCGGCCTGACCGTTGGCGGCACCAATATCGATGCGCTCGATGTCGCAGTCCTGACGCGCGGCGCGGCCAGTGCGGCCAACCCGACCGTGGGCCAGGTGCTGGCTGACGGACGCGGCGATGTCAGCAATTACGGCGCGTTCCTGAACATCGCCTATGACATCCCGGCCGGCAGCATCAAGCCGTTCGTCGGCGGCGGTGTCGGCTACCAGTTCACCGACGTGAACTACCAGCCCTCCGGCGTGACCGTGATCGACGGTGATGAAGACGGTTTCGCATGGCAGGCATTTGCCGGTCTGGCGTTCGCCGTGTCCGACAATGTCGACCTGTATGGCCAGTACACCTACCGTGCCGGCTTCGATGAGAACCGCTTCAACAACCAGCTGCTGCCCGGCTATCTCGATGTCGAGAACAAGCAGCAGATCGTGAGCGTCGGCCTGCGCTTCGGCTTTGGCGGCGAACCGGAACCCGTGGTGGCACCGCCGCCGCCGGTCCGTGTCGCACCGACCCCGCCGCCGCCCCCGCCGCCGCCCCCGCCGGCTCCGATGATGAAGACGTGCTATGACGGCTCGCGCATCCCGGTTGCACAGGATTGCCCCGTGCCTCCGCCGCCCGCAGTCTCGCCCGTTGGCGAACGCGGCTGA